The Cyclobacteriaceae bacterium genome includes a region encoding these proteins:
- a CDS encoding DUF58 domain-containing protein — translation MLLRLSLYWLSHIVIRWQLLLTLLVLWLGGMWLKANYGQDDSNMWIVMYQFVRIIQWAIVGLFSISLLTALTTWGLFIYNVRQKKISVQVQFGDGQQAEAGYAMLVISLTGTVIRPLLGTIRGRLVFAGKKLSEVILLDTDVFKKRGFLRHAIKGTGRTLLHDRGIYDVEKVHILFYDMFSLIALPCSVPFTQQLYTLPKELRKERVDAQPNSTEEQKHRIEIPRRVEGEYISYKEFESGDNIRRIVWKIYAKSGQLVVRIPETKDPYASHLYFYASFYEGFDLNDGTFDTELLNVYKDKVRNVFEALQKNGYDVRIPQDQEIARLSGMSDKKNELFQITAASWQKGNSPNSYVNVNKAAFVCLSALTPVSEIEMLIKTLPMSVPLVVVRLSDAIASPFKIAVKDIFFRPEKNPVDKLRKPWFVSPLRQRILKNENEIERVLKSRGNAWLVRSIDVTE, via the coding sequence ATGCTGTTACGTCTCTCTTTGTATTGGTTGAGTCATATCGTGATCCGCTGGCAATTGCTCCTAACCCTTCTGGTGCTTTGGCTGGGTGGCATGTGGCTCAAAGCCAATTATGGTCAGGACGATTCCAATATGTGGATCGTTATGTATCAGTTTGTCCGTATCATCCAGTGGGCGATCGTCGGACTTTTTTCCATCAGCCTTTTGACGGCCCTTACTACCTGGGGACTCTTTATATATAATGTCAGGCAGAAGAAGATCAGTGTGCAGGTTCAATTCGGAGACGGTCAACAGGCAGAGGCGGGATATGCAATGCTGGTGATTTCCTTAACCGGAACAGTGATCCGTCCATTACTTGGAACGATTCGCGGTCGACTGGTATTTGCCGGAAAGAAATTATCAGAAGTGATTCTTCTGGATACCGATGTTTTCAAGAAGAGAGGATTCCTTCGTCATGCTATTAAGGGAACGGGCAGGACACTTCTTCATGATCGTGGAATTTATGATGTTGAAAAGGTTCATATCCTGTTTTATGATATGTTCAGTCTGATCGCACTTCCCTGCAGTGTGCCATTCACACAGCAGCTTTACACATTGCCAAAGGAATTGAGGAAAGAGAGAGTGGATGCTCAGCCGAATTCTACGGAAGAACAAAAGCATAGAATTGAAATTCCACGCAGGGTAGAAGGAGAGTATATTAGTTATAAAGAGTTTGAATCAGGTGATAACATCCGCAGGATAGTATGGAAGATCTATGCGAAGAGCGGACAGCTTGTTGTAAGAATACCAGAAACGAAAGATCCTTATGCATCGCACCTTTATTTCTATGCAAGCTTCTATGAGGGATTTGATCTGAACGATGGAACCTTTGATACAGAATTGCTGAATGTCTATAAGGACAAAGTGAGAAATGTTTTTGAGGCTTTGCAAAAGAACGGTTATGATGTAAGGATCCCTCAGGATCAGGAGATAGCCAGGCTTTCCGGCATGAGTGATAAAAAGAATGAGTTGTTTCAGATCACCGCTGCTTCCTGGCAGAAAGGCAACTCACCGAATTCGTATGTGAATGTTAACAAGGCTGCGTTCGTCTGTCTTTCTGCATTGACGCCTGTATCAGAAATTGAAATGCTGATAAAGACCTTACCGATGAGTGTTCCGCTGGTGGTAGTAAGATTATCGGATGCGATTGCTTCTCCCTTTAAGATAGCAGTAAAAGATATTTTCTTCCGTCCGGAAAAGAATCCGGTAGATAAGCTTCGTAAACCGTGGTTTGTTTCTCCTTTGCGACAACGCATTCTCAAAAATGAAAATGAAATTGAAAGGGTTTTGAAGTCACGCGGAAATGCGTGGCTGGTACGATCCATTGATGTAACAGAATGA